A genomic segment from Saprospiraceae bacterium encodes:
- a CDS encoding bifunctional (p)ppGpp synthetase/guanosine-3',5'-bis(diphosphate) 3'-pyrophosphohydrolase, which translates to MEAAETLDLQLQLQKEKDQRLIRAAYRRLLRAISHSEIAIEDKNQIRDAFEFALKAHGNQRRKSGEPYITHPLEVARICYEEMGLGPTAVIAALLHDTVEDTPVELGDVEQQFGPKITKIVDGLTKLDGLYNVESPQAENFKKVLSTLVEDVRVVLIKMADRLHNLRTIDIMPRHKQLKIAAETSYIYAPLAHRLGLYNLKSEFMDLCLKITEPELYHEINNKLKQTQKDRNKFINDFIKPLKVELDKLNLKYKIFGRPKTISSISNKIKTKKVAFEEIYDLFAVRIVLDVPLEKEKSACWLFYSIVTDVHRPIPERLKDWITTPKSNGYESLHTTVIGPGGRYVEVQIRSKRMDEIAEKGFAAHWKYKEVNSLQSVYDHWFDSVRDVLETPHNDAIEFLNDFKANLYGEEVYIYTPNGDMKVLPKGATVLDFAFSIHTDIGYHASAFKVNNKLVPMGQALESGDQVQILTNKNQKPTEDWIQLVVTGKARSRIRTALKEEKRKAADMGKEILERKFKNGKLLLDENLDLLAKTFNFKTRFDLYCAIGEERLDVTESLKTFNIDKGRLIEIKPEPVEDKEPVAKSGPAAAKQNVGILVNGENARQYHYTLAHCCNPLHGDEIFAYVTTNSGLRIHRSNCPNAEHLMVNHGYRILKAEWSDKLEETFNAELLIIGIDDGPGVIERLSHHISTKLGVNITSFSIKGHQGTFEGKIGLTVNNRTHLNYIITALSQLEGISSVHRVDH; encoded by the coding sequence ATGGAAGCTGCGGAAACATTAGACCTCCAATTACAATTACAAAAAGAAAAGGATCAACGCTTGATCCGCGCCGCTTATCGCCGTTTATTGCGTGCAATTAGTCATAGCGAGATCGCAATTGAAGATAAAAATCAAATACGCGATGCTTTTGAATTTGCTTTAAAAGCCCATGGCAATCAAAGGCGTAAATCCGGAGAACCTTATATTACACATCCCTTAGAAGTTGCCCGAATTTGTTATGAAGAAATGGGTCTGGGTCCTACTGCAGTCATTGCGGCACTATTGCACGATACGGTTGAAGACACCCCCGTTGAATTAGGTGACGTTGAACAACAATTTGGGCCTAAAATCACTAAAATTGTTGACGGACTAACCAAATTAGATGGTTTATACAATGTTGAAAGTCCGCAAGCTGAAAATTTCAAAAAAGTTTTATCTACTCTGGTTGAGGATGTTCGGGTCGTTCTGATCAAAATGGCTGACCGGCTTCACAATCTTCGCACGATAGACATAATGCCCCGGCATAAACAATTAAAAATTGCTGCCGAAACCAGTTATATCTATGCGCCTTTAGCACATCGATTGGGTCTCTATAATTTAAAATCCGAATTCATGGATTTGTGTTTGAAAATTACTGAGCCCGAATTGTATCATGAAATCAACAATAAACTAAAACAAACTCAAAAGGACCGGAATAAATTTATCAATGATTTTATCAAGCCCCTTAAAGTTGAATTAGATAAACTGAATTTAAAATATAAAATATTTGGAAGACCGAAAACCATTTCATCCATTTCAAATAAAATCAAAACAAAAAAAGTTGCTTTTGAAGAAATCTATGATTTGTTTGCGGTCCGGATTGTTTTAGACGTTCCACTTGAAAAAGAAAAATCAGCCTGTTGGTTATTTTATAGCATAGTTACCGATGTCCATCGCCCGATTCCGGAGCGTTTAAAAGATTGGATTACCACACCAAAGTCTAATGGATATGAATCTTTACATACGACAGTAATTGGTCCAGGGGGTCGGTATGTTGAAGTCCAAATCCGATCTAAACGAATGGATGAAATTGCTGAAAAAGGATTTGCAGCCCATTGGAAATACAAAGAAGTCAATAGTCTTCAAAGTGTGTATGATCATTGGTTTGACAGCGTACGGGATGTTTTGGAAACACCACATAACGATGCCATTGAATTTTTAAATGACTTTAAAGCAAATTTATACGGCGAGGAAGTTTACATCTATACCCCCAATGGTGATATGAAAGTTTTACCAAAAGGAGCCACCGTATTGGATTTTGCTTTTTCGATTCATACAGATATTGGATATCATGCAAGCGCTTTTAAAGTAAATAATAAATTGGTTCCAATGGGGCAAGCCTTGGAAAGTGGGGATCAGGTTCAGATTCTTACCAATAAAAATCAAAAACCAACTGAAGACTGGATTCAATTGGTTGTGACCGGAAAAGCCAGATCACGCATTCGCACTGCTTTGAAAGAAGAAAAGAGAAAGGCTGCTGATATGGGAAAAGAAATTCTCGAACGCAAATTTAAAAATGGTAAATTATTGTTAGACGAGAATTTAGATTTATTAGCAAAGACATTTAATTTTAAAACTCGCTTTGATTTATATTGTGCAATTGGGGAAGAACGACTGGATGTAACAGAAAGCCTTAAAACATTTAACATTGACAAAGGGCGTCTGATAGAAATCAAACCAGAACCCGTAGAAGATAAAGAGCCCGTTGCTAAATCAGGCCCCGCTGCAGCTAAACAAAATGTAGGAATTTTGGTAAATGGCGAAAATGCACGACAGTATCATTACACCTTGGCACATTGTTGCAATCCATTGCATGGAGATGAAATATTTGCATATGTCACTACGAATAGTGGCTTGCGAATTCACCGATCCAATTGTCCGAATGCCGAACATCTCATGGTCAATCACGGCTATCGGATTTTGAAAGCAGAATGGTCTGATAAATTGGAAGAAACCTTTAATGCAGAATTATTAATTATTGGAATCGATGACGGACCCGGTGTTATCGAAAGGCTTTCCCATCACATTTCAACTAAATTGGGCGTCAACATTACCAGCTTTAGCATCAAAGGCCACCAAGGAACTTTTGAAGGAAAAATCGGATTAACCGTAAATAATCGAACCCATTTAAATTATATCATTACGGCCTTATCCCAGCTGGAAGGAATTTCAAGCGTTCACCGCGTTGACCATTAA
- a CDS encoding PglZ domain-containing protein codes for MDKIRILWADDEIDLLKPQLFFLEKKGYHLTTTTNGHDVLDLLEKDPKSADLIFLDESMPGITGLETLNRLRQRGIQQPVVMVTKNEAENIMEEAIGSEIADYLIKPVNPNQLVMTIKKLMDNKRLVSEKNTMDYQMAFRDLFMEINGNPDYKVWVDIYKKLIQWELKFDQNASTEMHEILINQKAEANSEFSKYIINNYQKWFENPTKEQPSWSHQLMLKKVFPYLKNDIPSVFVLLDNLRFDQWKVIEPVIAELYSIEDEDFSFSILPTTTQYSRNALFAGLLPSEIEKHYPDWWLNDNEEGGKNLKEPDLFANLIKRSLQKDLKFEYFKVTNATHGKNLVDSAHNLLQNNLSLIVYNFIDMLSHARTEMEVLKELASDEKAYRSLTKSWFMHSPLWATLQKLSQYKVQLFIATDHGTIRVKDPSKVIADRETTTNLRYKVGKNLNYEKKDVLEIKEPNKVGLPRPNLSSTFIFAKENFYFLYPNNFNYYQNYYRNTFQHGGISMEEMICPVIRLESKA; via the coding sequence ATGGATAAAATAAGGATACTTTGGGCAGATGATGAAATAGATCTGTTAAAACCGCAACTTTTTTTTCTTGAGAAAAAGGGTTACCATCTTACTACTACTACAAACGGGCATGATGTTCTTGATCTATTAGAGAAAGATCCTAAATCTGCGGATCTGATTTTTTTAGATGAAAGCATGCCAGGAATTACAGGGCTTGAAACATTGAATCGATTAAGACAAAGAGGGATCCAGCAACCGGTTGTCATGGTGACGAAAAATGAGGCTGAAAATATTATGGAAGAGGCTATCGGATCTGAAATAGCAGATTATTTGATAAAACCGGTAAATCCTAACCAGTTAGTAATGACCATTAAAAAATTAATGGATAATAAACGATTGGTTTCTGAAAAAAATACGATGGATTACCAAATGGCATTCAGGGATCTGTTTATGGAAATAAATGGCAATCCGGATTATAAAGTCTGGGTAGATATCTATAAAAAACTAATTCAGTGGGAATTAAAATTTGACCAAAATGCATCTACCGAAATGCACGAAATTTTAATCAACCAAAAAGCTGAGGCAAATTCTGAATTTTCCAAATACATTATCAATAATTATCAGAAATGGTTTGAAAACCCGACGAAAGAGCAGCCAAGTTGGTCACATCAATTAATGTTGAAAAAAGTATTTCCTTATCTGAAGAATGACATTCCCAGTGTTTTTGTATTGTTAGATAATCTTCGGTTTGACCAATGGAAAGTCATTGAGCCCGTGATTGCAGAGTTGTATTCCATTGAAGATGAAGATTTTTCATTTAGTATCTTGCCTACCACAACGCAATACAGCCGGAATGCTTTATTTGCGGGATTATTACCATCGGAAATTGAAAAGCATTATCCGGATTGGTGGTTAAACGATAATGAAGAGGGAGGTAAAAATTTAAAAGAACCCGATTTATTTGCAAATCTGATTAAAAGAAGTCTTCAAAAGGATTTGAAATTTGAATATTTTAAAGTAACAAATGCCACACATGGTAAAAACCTGGTTGATTCTGCACATAATTTATTGCAAAACAATCTTAGTTTAATCGTTTACAATTTCATCGATATGTTATCGCATGCTCGTACTGAAATGGAAGTGCTCAAAGAATTGGCTTCGGATGAAAAAGCGTACCGATCTCTTACAAAAAGTTGGTTCATGCATTCTCCTCTTTGGGCAACCTTGCAAAAGCTTAGCCAATATAAAGTACAATTATTTATTGCCACAGACCACGGAACCATTCGTGTAAAAGATCCATCTAAAGTGATTGCAGACCGCGAAACGACTACCAACTTGCGTTATAAAGTGGGAAAGAATTTAAATTATGAAAAGAAAGATGTTCTGGAAATAAAGGAACCAAATAAAGTTGGACTTCCTCGTCCGAATTTATCTTCAACTTTTATATTTGCCAAAGAAAATTTTTATTTTCTATATCCAAATAATTTTAATTACTATCAGAATTATTATAGAAATACATTTCAACATGGCGGCATTTCTATGGAAGAAATGATTTGCCCGGTTATTAGATTGGAATCTAAAGCATAA
- a CDS encoding tRNA pseudouridine synthase A: MRIVLKLSYRGDHYFGWQIQANQISVQQLLQEKIKVLTGAEVAITGCGRTDTGVHARNYFAHFDLQDELVSKLKIRSLNAILPEDIAVHNIFHTTDDFHARFDAISRSYVYRLQLVKDPFQLAECYFFKECTELNINKLQDAAEIISTLSEFSSFAKTGSNLLTFPCNIMESYWSNPVPAYYEYHIKANRFVRGMVRLIVGMSINLALDKITKEEILKDINLKKQISKSYSIAAKGLCLEHIEYAPEKLNQLVDLDFRI, encoded by the coding sequence ATGCGAATTGTATTAAAATTATCATACCGGGGGGATCATTATTTTGGATGGCAAATTCAAGCCAACCAAATTTCAGTGCAGCAATTGCTTCAGGAAAAAATCAAAGTATTAACAGGTGCAGAGGTTGCCATTACAGGATGTGGGAGAACAGACACCGGAGTTCATGCCCGAAATTATTTTGCACACTTTGATCTACAGGATGAACTCGTTTCTAAACTCAAAATACGCTCTCTGAATGCAATTTTACCTGAAGATATTGCAGTGCATAATATATTTCATACAACGGACGATTTTCACGCACGGTTTGATGCAATCTCAAGAAGTTATGTGTATCGTCTGCAATTAGTCAAGGATCCGTTTCAATTAGCAGAATGTTATTTTTTTAAGGAATGCACAGAATTAAATATTAACAAGCTTCAAGATGCTGCTGAAATAATTTCAACACTTTCAGAATTTAGTTCGTTTGCAAAAACAGGAAGTAATTTACTGACCTTTCCCTGTAATATAATGGAAAGTTATTGGTCTAATCCAGTTCCGGCATATTACGAATATCATATCAAAGCAAATCGTTTTGTAAGAGGCATGGTGCGATTAATTGTAGGCATGTCTATCAATTTGGCACTTGATAAAATTACCAAAGAAGAAATTCTAAAAGATATAAACTTGAAAAAGCAGATCAGCAAATCATATAGCATAGCTGCCAAAGGCTTATGCCTTGAACACATTGAATATGCTCCTGAAAAATTAAATCAATTAGTTGATCTGGATTTCCGGATATAA
- a CDS encoding DoxX family protein, with protein sequence MNAFIGIGKYLFALPIAVFGINHFLYADLMAGLPPFGGLIMVYLVGACLIAFAVSVFIGKYDKLAAVCLAVLMIVFVLMIHRGAAMSGDMGNFLKDLAIAGGALMYAGGYAKDNSIIG encoded by the coding sequence ATGAATGCATTTATTGGAATTGGTAAGTACTTATTTGCTTTACCCATTGCTGTTTTTGGAATTAATCATTTTTTGTATGCCGATCTGATGGCTGGATTGCCACCATTTGGAGGACTGATTATGGTTTATTTGGTAGGAGCTTGTTTAATTGCTTTTGCAGTCAGTGTGTTTATTGGCAAATATGATAAATTGGCAGCAGTTTGTTTAGCAGTACTCATGATCGTGTTTGTATTAATGATACATAGAGGTGCAGCCATGAGCGGGGATATGGGCAATTTCTTAAAAGATTTGGCAATCGCCGGAGGTGCATTGATGTACGCCGGGGGCTACGCAAAGGACAATAGCATCATAGGATAA
- a CDS encoding serine hydroxymethyltransferase — MIQDKLVNALLNKELNRQRRGLELIASENFASLDVIKSIGTWLNNKYAEGYPGKRYYGGCEVIDEIENLAIESLCKLFGAQYANVQPHSGAQANMAVQLSLLKPGDTLMGLDLAHGGHLTHGSPVNFSGKYFKVVSYGLHPDTGRIDMESVYQKAIEHKPKLLICGASAYSRDWDYKRFREIADESGATLMADIAHPAGLIATKQLNDPIPYCHIITSTTHKTLRGPRGGIIMMGSDFENPIGKKDKKGNLIPMSQLLNSAVFPGTQGGPLEHVIASKAVAFREAMTVDYMSYTQQVIRNSKAFSEAMKDNGFKIVSDGTDNHLFLVDLQSKQITGKEAEQLLIRADITTNKNMIPNDPASPMITSGIRLGTAALTSRGFKEPDFEQTARWINDLISNRNNEIKIQEIRTEINKFMERFPLYPEIQIN; from the coding sequence ATGATTCAGGATAAACTTGTAAACGCCCTCCTCAATAAAGAATTAAATCGTCAACGAAGGGGATTAGAATTAATCGCATCAGAAAATTTTGCTAGTCTGGATGTTATTAAAAGCATTGGTACCTGGCTTAATAATAAATATGCTGAAGGATATCCCGGTAAAAGATATTATGGTGGCTGTGAAGTTATTGATGAAATTGAAAATCTGGCCATTGAATCCTTGTGTAAATTGTTTGGTGCCCAATATGCCAATGTACAGCCCCATTCCGGTGCACAAGCAAACATGGCTGTTCAATTGAGTTTATTAAAACCTGGAGACACCCTAATGGGACTAGACCTGGCACATGGTGGTCATTTAACCCATGGTTCACCTGTAAATTTTAGTGGAAAATATTTTAAAGTGGTGTCTTATGGTTTGCATCCGGATACTGGAAGAATTGATATGGAATCCGTTTATCAAAAAGCCATTGAACACAAACCTAAATTATTAATTTGTGGTGCATCTGCCTATTCCAGAGATTGGGATTATAAACGCTTCCGGGAAATCGCGGATGAAAGTGGCGCTACGCTTATGGCAGATATTGCGCATCCAGCTGGATTGATTGCAACCAAACAATTAAATGATCCAATTCCTTATTGCCATATAATTACATCAACCACTCACAAGACCCTTCGCGGTCCCCGGGGAGGAATAATTATGATGGGTTCGGATTTTGAAAATCCAATTGGAAAAAAGGACAAAAAAGGAAACTTGATCCCCATGTCCCAATTATTAAACAGTGCTGTTTTTCCGGGCACACAAGGTGGTCCTTTAGAGCATGTTATTGCGTCTAAAGCAGTTGCATTCAGAGAAGCAATGACTGTTGATTACATGAGCTATACCCAACAAGTCATTCGCAATTCAAAAGCCTTTTCGGAAGCCATGAAAGACAATGGTTTTAAAATTGTTTCTGATGGTACTGACAATCATTTATTTTTAGTAGATCTTCAAAGCAAACAGATTACGGGCAAAGAAGCTGAACAATTATTGATTCGGGCAGACATTACTACTAATAAAAACATGATACCCAATGATCCGGCTTCCCCAATGATTACATCTGGAATCCGATTGGGTACAGCTGCATTGACGAGCAGAGGATTTAAAGAACCTGATTTTGAGCAAACGGCACGTTGGATCAATGATTTAATTTCAAACAGGAATAATGAAATAAAAATTCAAGAAATTCGGACGGAAATTAATAAATTCATGGAGCGCTTTCCTTTATATCCGGAAATCCAGATCAACTAA
- the tatC gene encoding twin-arginine translocase subunit TatC, whose product MRTTPPDQEMSFLDHIDALRGHLFRSAAYICVAAVIVFTQKSFVIDTVVLGPVHEDFVTYRFFCNLSEFTCISPKDIKLFTRELSEQLIVHLKVSFFIGLILAFPLVFWEFWRFVKPGLYDKEVKATTGVIFWCTFLFLLGVLFGYFILAPFSIAFLASYNVSDLVESSASLSSYVDSMTMYTMATGLVFELPLVVYFLSKLGIMGPGFMRTYRRHAIVVIAIVAAIITPPDVTSMLVVTFPLLILYELSIYVAAYNYPKEPKPLS is encoded by the coding sequence GTGCGAACCACTCCCCCAGACCAGGAAATGAGTTTTCTGGATCACATTGATGCATTACGAGGTCACCTATTTCGTTCTGCTGCTTACATCTGTGTAGCTGCTGTTATCGTATTTACTCAAAAAAGTTTTGTGATTGATACGGTGGTATTGGGCCCGGTCCATGAAGATTTTGTAACCTATCGCTTTTTTTGTAATTTATCAGAGTTTACCTGTATTTCACCTAAGGACATTAAATTGTTTACAAGAGAATTGAGTGAGCAATTGATTGTTCATTTAAAGGTTAGTTTTTTTATCGGCTTGATCTTGGCATTCCCCCTGGTATTTTGGGAGTTTTGGCGTTTTGTAAAACCAGGCTTGTACGACAAAGAGGTAAAGGCTACTACCGGTGTAATCTTTTGGTGCACCTTTCTATTTCTATTGGGTGTCTTGTTTGGTTATTTCATTTTAGCCCCTTTTTCTATAGCATTTCTCGCATCATACAATGTCAGTGACCTTGTTGAAAGTTCAGCCAGTTTGAGTTCATATGTCGATTCAATGACGATGTACACTATGGCAACCGGCTTAGTGTTTGAGTTACCACTTGTTGTATATTTTCTCTCAAAACTTGGTATTATGGGGCCAGGATTTATGCGCACGTACCGGAGGCATGCCATAGTAGTCATTGCAATAGTAGCAGCGATTATCACTCCACCGGATGTGACGTCAATGCTTGTCGTCACGTTTCCTCTTTTGATCTTATATGAATTGAGTATATACGTTGCTGCATATAATTATCCGAAGGAACCCAAGCCACTCTCATGA
- a CDS encoding HD domain-containing protein, with protein MPTSPVKIINDPIYGFIMVPKGILTDLMDHPWFQRLRRIKQLGLSHFVYPGAVHTRFQHALGAFHLMTKSLETLKLKGYPINAEEFEAAQIAILLHDVGHGPFSHVLEHSLVPVDHENLTLLIMNDLNQEFNGALNLAIQIFQKKYPRQFLCQLVSSQLDVDRMDYLNRDSFFTGVVEGTIGYDRILNMMGIDDDRLVFEEKAVLSIESYLSARRLMYWQVYMHKTSLMAEHMLEVLLSKCKLETNNLPAAPESLQYFLFNNLQDTAEKDPNDLLRAFQKIDDNDIEMLLKTCSHSKEPLISYLANCLLSRKFFKLIYNKNNFLQDVLQGYRKQTEHTLDLSRNDTSLLVQENYSEFQAYNPNEDEIMIQTKSAGIIKLSEAISLDHFTIKELKYFIGIPKEI; from the coding sequence ATGCCAACGAGCCCCGTCAAAATAATAAATGATCCGATTTATGGATTTATTATGGTTCCGAAAGGAATTCTGACTGATTTAATGGACCATCCCTGGTTTCAACGATTGCGCCGAATAAAACAACTCGGATTGAGTCATTTTGTTTACCCAGGAGCTGTGCATACACGTTTTCAGCACGCATTGGGTGCATTTCACCTAATGACTAAATCCCTTGAAACCTTAAAACTTAAAGGGTATCCTATCAATGCAGAAGAGTTTGAAGCAGCTCAAATAGCCATTCTATTGCATGATGTTGGCCATGGCCCATTTTCACATGTTCTAGAACATAGTTTAGTTCCTGTAGATCATGAAAACCTTACGCTCCTGATTATGAACGATCTTAATCAGGAATTTAACGGGGCCCTGAACCTTGCAATTCAAATATTTCAAAAAAAATATCCCCGGCAATTCCTTTGTCAATTGGTATCCAGCCAACTGGATGTGGATCGTATGGATTACTTAAACCGGGACAGTTTTTTTACCGGCGTTGTAGAAGGGACTATTGGTTATGATCGCATTCTCAATATGATGGGTATTGATGACGACAGACTTGTTTTTGAAGAAAAAGCCGTTTTATCAATTGAAAGTTATTTATCAGCGAGAAGGCTTATGTATTGGCAAGTGTATATGCATAAAACATCCCTGATGGCAGAACACATGCTTGAAGTTTTACTAAGTAAGTGTAAGCTTGAAACAAACAATCTCCCCGCTGCACCTGAAAGCTTGCAGTATTTTTTGTTTAACAATTTACAAGATACAGCTGAAAAGGATCCAAATGACCTTCTTCGTGCATTTCAAAAAATTGATGATAATGATATCGAAATGCTTTTAAAAACCTGCAGCCATTCCAAGGAGCCGTTAATATCCTACCTTGCAAATTGCTTATTAAGTCGTAAGTTTTTTAAACTTATTTATAATAAGAATAATTTTTTACAAGATGTATTACAAGGGTATCGCAAACAAACTGAGCATACACTTGATCTCTCTCGGAATGATACTTCCCTATTGGTTCAGGAAAATTATTCTGAATTCCAAGCTTACAACCCAAATGAGGATGAAATCATGATACAAACAAAATCCGCTGGCATTATAAAACTTTCAGAAGCAATCTCTCTAGACCACTTTACCATCAAGGAGTTAAAATACTTCATTGGCATTCCAAAGGAAATTTAA
- the clpX gene encoding ATP-dependent Clp protease ATP-binding subunit ClpX yields the protein MAKKRSDNLQDETCVFCGKNQSEVGILVQGENASICDVCIFHAHQIVEEELLKGGPKKTKAKEFQLPEHFSPKFIKNYLDLYVVGQDEAKKTLSVAVYNHYKRLTEFKDNEVEIEKSNVLFIGPTGTGKTLMAKSLAKLLDVPFAIVDATSFTEAGYVGEDVEGMLSRLLQSCDYDIFQAEKGIIYIDEMDKISRRSENPSLTKDVGGEGVQQAMLKIIEGADVNVPPAGGRKHPEQQFLKLNTQNILFICGGAFDSLEKIIAKRLNTHVIGYSQASERVDASEESLIKYVSHQDLKKFGLIPELLGRLPVLAYLESLSKESLMEILTLPKNAIIKQYQKLFAMDNIQLEFKKEAVSTIAELAFENKLGARGLRSICESVLKEAMFETDRDKVNRKITIDKAYVLKRIDNQLIKKTA from the coding sequence ATGGCCAAAAAAAGGTCTGATAATTTACAGGATGAAACCTGTGTATTTTGTGGTAAAAACCAATCTGAAGTTGGAATTTTAGTACAAGGAGAAAATGCATCCATTTGCGATGTTTGTATTTTTCATGCGCATCAAATAGTGGAGGAAGAACTATTGAAGGGTGGTCCTAAAAAAACAAAAGCAAAGGAATTTCAATTGCCGGAACATTTTTCTCCAAAGTTTATAAAGAATTATCTGGACCTCTATGTTGTCGGACAAGATGAGGCAAAAAAAACCTTGTCGGTCGCTGTGTACAACCATTATAAGCGCCTGACTGAATTCAAAGACAATGAGGTTGAAATTGAAAAATCAAATGTCTTATTTATAGGTCCAACTGGAACAGGGAAAACCCTGATGGCAAAATCACTTGCCAAGCTTTTAGATGTTCCTTTTGCAATCGTAGATGCCACTTCATTTACGGAAGCTGGTTATGTAGGAGAGGATGTGGAAGGAATGTTGAGCCGTTTGCTGCAGTCTTGTGATTATGATATTTTTCAAGCAGAAAAAGGAATTATATACATTGATGAAATGGATAAGATTTCGCGACGTTCAGAAAATCCATCATTAACTAAAGATGTGGGGGGCGAAGGAGTACAACAAGCGATGCTAAAAATTATTGAAGGCGCTGACGTCAACGTTCCACCAGCCGGGGGGCGCAAGCATCCGGAGCAGCAATTTTTAAAATTAAATACACAGAATATTTTATTTATCTGCGGAGGTGCATTTGACAGCCTGGAAAAAATAATCGCAAAACGATTAAATACGCATGTAATCGGATATTCTCAAGCATCAGAGCGGGTGGATGCATCGGAAGAGAGTTTGATCAAGTATGTTAGCCATCAAGATCTTAAAAAATTTGGTTTAATACCGGAATTATTGGGGCGATTACCGGTTTTGGCTTATTTAGAATCCTTATCAAAAGAATCTTTGATGGAGATTTTGACCTTACCCAAAAATGCAATTATCAAACAATACCAGAAGTTGTTTGCAATGGACAATATTCAATTGGAATTTAAAAAAGAAGCGGTATCCACCATTGCCGAATTGGCCTTTGAGAATAAGTTAGGTGCGCGAGGGTTGCGTTCGATTTGTGAATCTGTATTGAAAGAGGCTATGTTTGAAACCGATCGTGACAAAGTCAATCGAAAAATTACCATCGACAAAGCCTATGTCCTTAAAAGGATTGATAATCAATTGATTAAAAAGACGGCCTAG
- a CDS encoding ATP-dependent Clp protease proteolytic subunit, whose protein sequence is MFSKDEFKKYATKHLGMASMHLDKYMEQSVPNIKGFTPTVIEERQMNVVGMDVFSRLMMDRIIFMGVPVNDYVANVIQAQLLFLDSADPKRDIQMYINSPGGSVIDGLGIYDTMQYVNPDVATICTGLAASMGAVLLAAGTKGKRTCLKHSRVMIHQPSGGMQGQFSDMEISYQLIKTMKKELYEILAYHTEQPYEKIEQDCDRDNWMVASEAKEYGLVDEVLVRNRK, encoded by the coding sequence ATGTTTTCAAAAGATGAATTTAAAAAATATGCTACCAAACATCTTGGTATGGCATCTATGCATTTAGATAAATACATGGAGCAGTCTGTTCCAAACATTAAAGGATTTACTCCAACGGTGATCGAAGAAAGACAAATGAATGTTGTTGGAATGGATGTATTTAGCCGTTTGATGATGGACCGGATCATTTTTATGGGCGTCCCTGTAAATGATTATGTTGCAAATGTCATCCAGGCGCAGTTGTTGTTTTTAGATTCAGCAGATCCTAAAAGAGACATACAGATGTATATCAATAGTCCGGGCGGATCTGTGATTGACGGACTTGGAATTTATGACACCATGCAATATGTGAACCCAGACGTGGCTACCATTTGTACAGGATTGGCTGCATCCATGGGTGCTGTATTATTGGCTGCAGGCACCAAAGGAAAACGCACTTGTTTAAAACATAGCAGGGTGATGATTCACCAACCTTCAGGAGGTATGCAAGGTCAATTTAGTGATATGGAAATTTCCTATCAACTAATTAAGACCATGAAAAAAGAACTTTATGAAATTCTGGCATATCATACAGAACAACCGTATGAGAAAATCGAACAGGATTGTGACCGGGATAATTGGATGGTAGCCAGTGAGGCTAAAGAATATGGGCTTGTGGACGAAGTTTTAGTAAGAAATCGTAAGTAA